A window of Cumulibacter manganitolerans contains these coding sequences:
- a CDS encoding acetyl-CoA carboxylase family protein yields the protein MPRILIANRGEIAIRLIDAAHGLGFETVSVAPKDDEKSPHASRATERIELPGAGPAAYLDIDAVCAAVKEANVDGVHPGYGFLSENAEFARRLTASGVTFIGPSSEALEIFGNKATARELAAANSIPMLAATDGPITASEARAFLEHLGPDGAMMLKAVAGGGGRGMAPVTASSDIAKVFKRCSSEATAAFGEGALYAEQLLRDARHVEMQVVADAQGNTVVLGSRDCSTQRRRQKIIEIAPAIWTSPDLLGRMKEDARRLVSSTCYSGLATVEFLVSEDRYYFLEVNPRLQVEHTVTEAVTGVDLVDASIRIGFGSSLVDLGLSCPPPENGVAIQARVNAETLSADGTVVPSGGFLQQFQPPLGAHVRVDTYARVGVPVSARYDSLLAKVIVTGDDFTAANQRLGRALTDLSVEGTRTNRSLLHRLSGSEDFRAGRISTSFVDDNLPRLLADDAGPDGSPLLEEEARDAERSRLHGNVELPDDAFGPPLHLSGVVVQINVREGDVVTAGTELLIVEAMKMQHAVVADQGGRVTAIVAEVGEFLETGNVAVWLTPEDLAESDEQATPETDLDEIRADLAQAIELHQYGLDEGRHDVVAGWHAKGRRTARENIDSLVDPGTFVEYGALAIAAQRGRRSERDLIENTPADGIVLGTAQVHGTPIAVFAYDYTVLAGTQGYANHRKMDRLFRVAEKLSLPIVIFAEGGGGRPGDTDKPAGPGLISDTFLLVSSMAGRVPIIGVVAGYSFAGNAALLGACDVVIATKDSSIGMGGPAMIEGGGLGVHHPADVGPINVQYANGVVDIVADDEHHAVAACKKVLGLLSNQHCPATAPVDQRLLRHLVPENRLRSYNMRPVIETVVDPDSLIELRQGFGQGIITSLARIGGQVVGILANNPHHLGGAIDAPGSDKAERFLTMCEARGLPVISFCDTPGFMVGPDSEREATVRRFGAMFVAGARLTTPLIMIVTRKGYGLGAMAMAGGNMHAPVLTISWPTGEFGGMGLEGAVRLGYRKELDAIEDPQKRKQRYDELLAEMYDAGKAVRMAAAYEIDDVIDPADTRTLILQTLKVARC from the coding sequence TTGCCTAGAATCCTCATCGCGAACCGTGGCGAGATCGCCATTCGCCTCATCGACGCTGCGCACGGACTGGGTTTCGAGACCGTCTCGGTTGCGCCGAAGGACGATGAAAAGTCGCCTCACGCGTCCCGTGCGACGGAACGTATCGAGCTCCCTGGTGCCGGGCCCGCTGCCTATCTCGACATCGACGCGGTATGTGCAGCAGTCAAGGAAGCAAACGTCGATGGGGTGCACCCTGGCTACGGATTCCTCTCCGAGAACGCCGAGTTCGCGCGCCGCTTGACGGCTTCGGGTGTCACGTTCATCGGTCCATCGTCAGAGGCTCTGGAGATCTTCGGGAACAAGGCCACGGCCCGTGAGCTTGCTGCGGCCAACTCCATACCGATGCTGGCGGCCACCGATGGACCCATCACCGCGTCCGAGGCACGAGCATTCCTCGAGCACCTCGGGCCCGACGGGGCGATGATGCTTAAGGCGGTTGCCGGAGGCGGGGGCCGTGGAATGGCGCCGGTGACCGCGAGCAGCGACATCGCCAAGGTGTTCAAGCGGTGTTCTTCCGAGGCCACCGCGGCCTTCGGCGAAGGTGCGCTATACGCAGAACAACTGCTACGCGACGCTCGACATGTCGAGATGCAGGTCGTCGCTGACGCTCAGGGCAACACCGTTGTGCTTGGCAGCCGGGATTGCTCAACGCAGCGCCGGCGGCAGAAGATTATTGAGATCGCCCCAGCAATCTGGACCTCCCCCGACCTGCTTGGGCGCATGAAAGAGGACGCTCGCCGTCTGGTGTCATCAACGTGTTACTCCGGCCTAGCCACTGTGGAGTTTCTTGTCAGTGAAGACCGCTACTACTTCCTCGAGGTAAACCCACGACTTCAGGTGGAACATACCGTGACCGAAGCCGTCACCGGAGTTGACCTCGTGGACGCCAGCATCCGGATCGGCTTCGGAAGCTCTCTAGTGGACCTGGGCCTGAGTTGCCCGCCCCCGGAGAATGGAGTTGCGATCCAGGCGCGGGTCAACGCCGAGACGCTCAGCGCAGATGGCACCGTCGTCCCCAGTGGCGGCTTCCTGCAGCAGTTCCAACCGCCGCTGGGCGCGCACGTGCGAGTGGATACCTACGCCCGCGTCGGAGTTCCAGTTAGCGCCCGTTACGACAGTCTTCTGGCGAAGGTCATTGTGACGGGTGACGATTTCACCGCAGCCAATCAGCGGCTCGGTCGTGCTCTGACCGACTTGTCGGTTGAGGGCACCCGAACGAACCGGTCACTGTTGCACCGCCTTTCTGGTTCGGAGGACTTCCGGGCAGGACGCATCAGTACATCCTTCGTCGATGACAACCTTCCACGTCTTCTCGCGGACGATGCTGGCCCGGACGGCTCACCGCTTCTGGAAGAAGAGGCCCGTGATGCCGAGCGGTCTCGCCTTCACGGCAATGTGGAGCTTCCCGATGACGCTTTCGGCCCACCCCTTCACCTCAGCGGCGTCGTGGTCCAGATCAACGTTCGTGAAGGCGACGTTGTGACAGCTGGAACGGAGCTGCTGATTGTTGAAGCCATGAAGATGCAGCATGCGGTTGTGGCTGACCAAGGTGGTCGAGTGACGGCGATCGTCGCGGAGGTGGGAGAGTTCCTCGAGACCGGCAATGTAGCGGTATGGCTGACGCCCGAGGACCTGGCCGAATCGGACGAGCAGGCCACCCCAGAGACCGACCTCGATGAGATCCGCGCGGATCTTGCCCAGGCCATCGAGCTGCATCAGTACGGCCTTGATGAGGGTCGTCATGATGTGGTCGCGGGATGGCATGCGAAGGGACGCCGCACAGCTCGAGAGAACATCGATTCTCTGGTCGACCCGGGCACCTTCGTCGAGTACGGGGCCCTGGCTATCGCCGCCCAGCGCGGTAGACGCTCCGAACGAGATCTCATTGAAAACACGCCAGCGGACGGCATCGTGCTCGGCACCGCCCAGGTCCACGGAACGCCGATCGCGGTCTTCGCGTACGACTACACGGTCCTGGCGGGCACCCAGGGCTATGCCAATCACCGCAAGATGGACAGGCTCTTCCGCGTCGCGGAGAAGCTGAGCCTACCGATCGTGATATTCGCCGAAGGTGGTGGCGGCAGGCCAGGTGACACAGACAAGCCGGCCGGACCGGGCCTGATCAGCGATACGTTCCTGCTGGTCTCCAGCATGGCCGGACGCGTTCCGATCATCGGCGTAGTGGCCGGATACAGCTTCGCCGGAAACGCAGCACTGCTCGGAGCATGCGACGTAGTCATCGCCACCAAGGACAGCAGCATCGGAATGGGTGGTCCGGCAATGATCGAAGGTGGCGGACTCGGCGTCCACCATCCCGCAGATGTCGGCCCGATAAATGTCCAGTACGCCAACGGTGTCGTTGACATCGTGGCCGATGACGAACACCATGCGGTCGCCGCATGCAAGAAAGTGCTGGGACTTTTGTCGAACCAGCACTGCCCGGCCACCGCCCCAGTTGACCAGCGACTGCTCCGGCACCTCGTGCCGGAGAACCGGCTACGCAGCTACAACATGCGCCCCGTGATCGAAACAGTCGTCGATCCCGACAGTCTCATCGAGCTCCGGCAGGGATTCGGACAAGGGATCATCACAAGCCTGGCACGTATCGGAGGTCAAGTCGTCGGAATTCTTGCCAACAACCCCCACCACCTCGGCGGCGCAATCGACGCCCCCGGCTCCGATAAGGCAGAGCGTTTCCTCACCATGTGCGAGGCCCGAGGTCTCCCAGTGATCAGCTTCTGTGACACACCTGGATTCATGGTCGGACCGGATTCAGAACGCGAAGCCACGGTGCGACGATTTGGTGCGATGTTCGTTGCCGGCGCCCGGTTGACGACACCCCTGATCATGATCGTTACTCGCAAGGGATATGGGCTCGGCGCGATGGCGATGGCCGGTGGCAACATGCACGCGCCAGTTCTGACCATCTCGTGGCCCACCGGCGAGTTCGGCGGGATGGGCTTGGAGGGTGCCGTACGACTGGGATACCGCAAGGAACTCGACGCTATCGAGGACCCACAGAAGCGCAAGCAACGCTACGACGAACTACTGGCCG